A genomic region of Gemmatimonas sp. contains the following coding sequences:
- a CDS encoding MFS transporter, translated as MDTRRLTRARWATRAQFLHLGVIAGLFGAHVPSLAARYALNEQRIALTLLAATAGSVTMLLLAGRIIGRVGARATSVGAGWLFVLSLMLLLQLPSPWLVFVVMFLYGAGQSLYDIAINAEGSMLELLGQRAVMSGFHAMFSVGAMLGAGAASLFFRSGVSPATQLLVVGLGVVVSMTVAAQGMLEVHPPADADSAHFAWPRGLLLTIGLLILAGMLAEGVMYNWSVLYVQQELGALPQRAALAYVAFSGATAAMRFAGDWVRARVAERTVLVAGAVLSMSAMAATLLAHDATVAMVGFALVGVGLATVVPILYNAATRVPGVSRAAGIASASSIGYVGFMIGPPLVGAIAHASNLSWALCTLIAACLALMLGAGRIPLATGRAASAASAASVRAAS; from the coding sequence ATGGACACGCGACGCCTGACGCGTGCCCGCTGGGCCACGCGCGCGCAGTTCCTGCACCTCGGCGTCATCGCGGGGCTCTTTGGCGCACATGTACCGTCGCTCGCCGCGCGCTATGCGTTGAACGAACAGCGCATCGCGCTCACGCTGCTCGCAGCGACTGCAGGCTCGGTGACGATGCTGCTGCTGGCGGGGCGCATCATTGGGCGCGTGGGGGCGCGGGCCACGTCGGTGGGCGCCGGCTGGCTCTTTGTGCTGTCGCTGATGCTGCTGCTGCAATTGCCCAGCCCGTGGCTCGTCTTCGTGGTCATGTTCCTCTACGGTGCCGGGCAGAGCCTGTACGACATTGCCATCAACGCCGAAGGCTCCATGCTGGAGCTGCTGGGGCAGCGTGCCGTGATGAGCGGTTTCCACGCCATGTTCAGCGTGGGTGCCATGCTGGGCGCCGGGGCGGCGTCGCTCTTCTTTCGCAGCGGCGTTTCCCCGGCCACCCAGCTGCTGGTGGTAGGGCTCGGCGTGGTGGTGTCCATGACGGTGGCGGCGCAGGGGATGCTCGAAGTGCATCCACCGGCTGATGCCGACAGCGCGCACTTTGCCTGGCCGCGCGGGCTGCTGCTCACCATTGGGCTGCTGATATTGGCGGGGATGCTGGCCGAGGGGGTGATGTACAACTGGAGCGTGCTGTACGTGCAGCAGGAGCTGGGGGCGCTGCCGCAGCGTGCCGCGCTGGCGTACGTGGCGTTCTCCGGGGCCACCGCGGCCATGCGCTTTGCCGGCGACTGGGTGCGGGCGCGGGTTGCCGAGCGTACGGTGCTGGTGGCCGGTGCCGTGCTGTCGATGAGCGCCATGGCGGCGACGTTGTTGGCGCATGATGCGACGGTGGCCATGGTGGGGTTCGCCCTCGTGGGTGTGGGGCTCGCTACCGTGGTGCCCATTCTGTACAACGCCGCCACCCGGGTGCCAGGCGTGAGCCGTGCGGCGGGAATCGCGTCGGCGTCGAGCATTGGCTACGTGGGGTTCATGATCGGTCCGCCGCTGGTGGGCGCCATCGCGCACGCCAGCAACCTGTCGTGGGCGCTGTGCACCCTCATTGCGGCGTGTCTCGCACTGATGCTGGGGGCGGGGCGCATTCCCCTGGCCACGGGCCGGGCGGCATCGGCGGCATCGGCGGCATCGGTGCGAGCGGCGTCGTGA
- a CDS encoding M24 family metallopeptidase, which translates to MHRSLLTLALLALLPAGTASAQDARTRTRVNAAPAPKRSTAAMRVPEADQLLPWSQQIAIREQWLTKRHEMLLPMMRRHGVGMWIVVNEEFHDDPLAQYVAPPRPYTGNRDFFVFIDAGAEGLRKYAITGYTEENLARFFDAPFTEPRPPAATLRDLYAKYQPKTVGLGIRGTRGQTRSLGHDSYRFLAETLGPEAEKTFMSAGELTQEYLDTRIPEEMEHYRTAVAVTEAIVKRALSNDVITPGKTTVGDVRRALFDMLWAAGVRTWFQPDLRVQRASGDVATSRGFLAVAPEGTVIERGDVVHIDFGISYMGFDTDWQKMAYVLKPGEKTVPAGIRQAMANSNTLQDALMKRHARPGRTGGAVFNATMAEMKERGIEAMIYSHPIGAQGHGLGASIDFRSALRSDTTAQNSRLRPGSYISIELNTATPIPEWGGKKLFVMFEDDAHLTDEGFVFFRPRQEQFYLIR; encoded by the coding sequence ATGCACCGTTCACTCCTCACTCTCGCCCTGCTGGCACTGCTGCCTGCGGGCACCGCGTCGGCGCAGGACGCGCGCACACGCACACGGGTCAACGCGGCGCCGGCACCAAAGCGGTCGACGGCGGCCATGCGTGTCCCCGAGGCCGACCAGCTGCTTCCGTGGTCCCAGCAGATCGCCATACGCGAACAGTGGCTCACGAAGCGGCACGAGATGCTGCTCCCCATGATGCGCCGCCACGGCGTTGGCATGTGGATCGTGGTGAACGAGGAGTTCCACGACGACCCGCTGGCGCAGTACGTGGCGCCGCCGCGTCCGTACACCGGCAATCGGGACTTCTTCGTCTTCATCGACGCCGGCGCCGAAGGGCTCAGGAAGTACGCCATCACCGGCTACACCGAGGAAAACCTCGCGCGCTTCTTCGATGCCCCGTTCACCGAGCCGCGCCCGCCCGCGGCGACGCTGCGCGACCTGTACGCCAAGTACCAACCGAAGACCGTGGGGCTGGGCATTCGCGGCACGCGCGGCCAGACGCGCTCCCTGGGGCACGACAGCTATCGCTTCCTGGCGGAAACGCTGGGCCCGGAGGCAGAAAAGACCTTCATGAGCGCCGGCGAGCTCACGCAGGAGTACCTCGACACGCGCATTCCGGAGGAAATGGAGCACTACCGCACCGCGGTGGCCGTGACGGAAGCCATCGTGAAGCGGGCGCTCTCCAACGACGTGATCACGCCCGGCAAGACGACCGTAGGCGACGTGCGCCGCGCGCTGTTCGACATGCTCTGGGCCGCCGGTGTGCGCACGTGGTTCCAGCCCGACCTGCGCGTGCAGCGCGCCAGCGGTGATGTGGCCACCTCGCGCGGCTTCCTCGCGGTGGCGCCCGAGGGCACCGTGATCGAACGCGGCGATGTGGTGCACATCGACTTCGGCATCAGCTACATGGGCTTCGACACCGACTGGCAGAAGATGGCCTATGTGCTCAAGCCGGGGGAGAAGACGGTGCCGGCCGGGATCAGGCAGGCCATGGCGAATTCCAACACGCTGCAGGACGCGCTCATGAAGCGGCACGCCCGCCCGGGGCGCACGGGTGGCGCCGTGTTCAACGCCACCATGGCCGAGATGAAGGAACGCGGCATCGAGGCCATGATCTATTCGCACCCCATTGGCGCGCAGGGGCACGGCCTGGGCGCGTCCATCGATTTCCGCAGTGCGCTGCGCAGCGACACCACGGCGCAGAACTCGCGCCTCCGCCCGGGGTCGTACATCAGCATCGAGCTCAATACCGCCACGCCCATTCCCGAGTGGGGCGGCAAGAAGCTGTTCGTGATGTTCGAAGACGACGCGCATCTCACCGACGAGGGCTTCGTGTTCTTCCGGCCGCGTCAGGAGCAGTTCTACCTCATTCGCTGA
- a CDS encoding cyclase family protein — MPRYVDLSHAIAHGNVYYKGLPAPVICDFLSREASRAFYDEGTEFHIGKVELVGNTGTYIDCPFHRYAEGRDTAAMPLERFVEVPAVVVRATAAHGRSGRAITAAWFASHEVRGKAVLVHTGWDAHWQTDQYFEGHPYLTADAAEWLRDAGAVLVGIDSMNIDCTDGGARPVHSILLREEILIAEHLTGLAPLPDGPFSFSAVPPKLVGIGTFPVRAYATLP, encoded by the coding sequence ATGCCGCGGTACGTCGACCTGAGCCACGCCATCGCGCACGGTAACGTCTACTACAAGGGACTGCCGGCGCCGGTGATCTGTGATTTTCTCAGTCGCGAGGCGTCACGCGCCTTCTATGACGAGGGCACCGAGTTCCACATCGGCAAGGTGGAACTCGTGGGGAATACGGGCACCTACATCGATTGTCCGTTTCACCGCTATGCCGAGGGACGCGACACGGCGGCCATGCCGCTCGAGCGCTTCGTGGAGGTGCCCGCCGTAGTCGTGCGTGCCACGGCGGCGCATGGCAGAAGCGGGCGCGCCATCACCGCCGCGTGGTTCGCCTCGCACGAGGTGCGCGGCAAGGCGGTGCTGGTGCACACCGGGTGGGATGCGCACTGGCAAACCGATCAGTACTTCGAGGGGCACCCGTATCTCACCGCCGACGCGGCCGAATGGCTGCGCGATGCGGGGGCGGTGCTGGTGGGCATCGACTCCATGAACATCGACTGCACCGACGGCGGCGCCCGCCCCGTGCACTCCATCCTGCTGCGTGAGGAGATCCTCATCGCGGAGCACCTCACCGGCCTCGCGCCACTGCCCGACGGACCGTTCTCTTTCAGCGCCGTGCCGCCCAAGCTGGTGGGCATTGGCACGTTCCCCGTGCGCGCGTACGCGACGCTGCCATAG
- a CDS encoding M28 family peptidase, translated as MATLMRNASMRLLHHCRHIVVTLLVSAAVLAPSPVASQAAPAPPPQAPPAGSAAEAWWRHVQVLAHDSLKGRDTGSPGHESAVRYIARQFEAAGLKPGGTDGWLQRVDFVEVKLDAERVTLAMRAATGSWAPLAVGRDLRLSPRPSTGDIEAPLVFAGYGLSLPQAGVDDLAGLDVKGKIVVHVNAVPKGLSAPLQAHGTRSRWTAMQQAGAVGIIAIGAGGVWNDAGGAGGVAVALADTMLDDTRGQRLNATANPALASRLFVGTALSWDSIVALVRRGDKLPTAALNVSLRATLPTVRRTLSSPNVVGVLPGTDATLRNEIVVYTAHTDHTGTFKGPVLTGDSIFNGAMDNASGAATLIETARLVAKRGGNKRTLAFVGVTAEEKGLLGSRYFAAHPSLRDGTVVANLNTDMFLPLIPLSGVFAYGYEESDLADDLDAVTKARGLAVLPDPEPEQNRFVRSDQYSFIRRGIPALAFKVGYRTGTPEEKTWQAWVRDHYHKLSDDITQPVNFSTAAGFNEMYADLAIRVANRAKRPAWRPNSFFAAPVP; from the coding sequence ATGGCCACTCTCATGAGGAACGCCTCCATGCGCCTGCTGCACCACTGCCGCCACATCGTGGTCACCCTGCTGGTGAGTGCCGCGGTGCTCGCTCCCTCGCCGGTGGCGTCACAGGCGGCACCCGCTCCGCCTCCCCAGGCGCCGCCAGCCGGCTCCGCCGCCGAAGCGTGGTGGCGACATGTGCAGGTGCTGGCGCACGACTCGCTCAAGGGGCGTGACACCGGCTCCCCCGGGCACGAGAGCGCGGTGCGCTACATCGCGCGCCAGTTCGAAGCCGCCGGACTCAAACCGGGTGGTACCGACGGCTGGTTGCAGCGCGTGGATTTCGTGGAAGTGAAGCTCGACGCCGAGCGCGTGACGCTGGCCATGCGCGCTGCCACAGGCAGCTGGGCCCCGCTGGCGGTTGGGCGTGACCTGCGGTTGTCCCCGCGCCCCTCCACGGGCGACATCGAAGCCCCGCTGGTGTTCGCCGGCTACGGCCTGTCGCTGCCGCAGGCGGGGGTGGACGACCTCGCCGGCTTGGACGTGAAGGGGAAGATCGTGGTGCATGTGAACGCGGTGCCGAAGGGCCTCTCCGCACCGCTGCAGGCGCACGGTACGCGATCGCGGTGGACCGCCATGCAGCAGGCCGGCGCGGTGGGGATCATTGCCATTGGTGCGGGTGGTGTGTGGAACGACGCGGGCGGTGCCGGCGGGGTGGCGGTAGCACTGGCCGACACCATGCTCGACGACACGCGCGGGCAGCGTCTCAATGCCACGGCCAATCCCGCACTCGCGAGCCGCCTGTTTGTCGGCACGGCGCTGTCGTGGGACAGCATCGTGGCCCTGGTGCGGCGCGGCGACAAGCTGCCCACGGCCGCGCTCAACGTGTCGCTACGCGCCACGCTCCCCACCGTACGGCGGACGTTGTCGTCACCCAATGTGGTGGGCGTACTGCCGGGGACCGACGCCACGCTGCGCAACGAGATCGTGGTGTACACCGCGCACACCGATCACACCGGTACCTTCAAGGGGCCGGTGCTCACCGGTGACAGCATCTTCAATGGGGCCATGGACAACGCGAGCGGTGCGGCAACGCTCATCGAAACGGCCCGACTGGTGGCGAAGCGCGGCGGCAACAAGCGTACGCTGGCGTTCGTGGGGGTGACCGCCGAGGAGAAGGGGTTGCTGGGGTCGCGCTACTTCGCGGCGCATCCGTCGCTGCGCGACGGCACCGTGGTGGCGAACCTCAACACCGACATGTTCCTGCCGCTCATTCCGCTGTCGGGCGTGTTCGCGTACGGCTACGAAGAGTCGGATCTGGCCGACGACCTCGACGCGGTGACGAAGGCACGCGGGCTCGCGGTACTCCCCGATCCGGAGCCCGAGCAAAATCGCTTCGTGCGCAGCGATCAGTACAGCTTCATCCGGCGCGGCATTCCGGCGCTGGCCTTCAAGGTGGGCTATCGCACCGGCACGCCCGAGGAGAAGACGTGGCAGGCGTGGGTGCGCGATCACTACCACAAGCTCAGTGACGACATCACGCAGCCGGTGAACTTTTCCACCGCGGCCGGCTTCAACGAGATGTACGCCGACCTTGCGATTCGCGTGGCCAACCGGGCGAAGCGGCCGGCGTGGCGCCCGAACAGCTTCTTCGCGGCGCCTGTGCCCTGA
- the bla gene encoding subclass B3 metallo-beta-lactamase, producing MTAFLASAEVAGAQQEPVVPPTPNCSSCAEWNRPHAPLRLFGNTYYVGTDGLSALLVTSPDGHVLVDGALPESAPLIRRNIEALGFSVSDIKLIVNSHAHFDHAGGIAMLARLSGATVAASAASARWLQAGSSFADDPQYGIHLLMPPVPRVRVLRDGEVVRVGALALTAHFTGGHTPGGTTWSWRSCEGDVCRDLVYADSQTPISADGFRFTANRTFPGAVAAFRQGHALLERLACDILITPHPSASDLFGRAERGALVDGAACRRLAATAREALEARLARERAN from the coding sequence GTGACGGCCTTCCTTGCATCGGCCGAGGTGGCCGGCGCCCAGCAGGAACCGGTGGTCCCGCCCACGCCCAACTGCAGCAGCTGCGCCGAGTGGAACCGCCCGCACGCCCCACTGCGGCTCTTCGGCAATACGTACTACGTGGGCACGGACGGGCTGTCGGCGTTGCTCGTGACGTCGCCCGATGGCCACGTGCTGGTGGACGGTGCGCTTCCCGAGTCGGCGCCCCTCATTCGCCGCAACATCGAAGCGCTGGGTTTCTCGGTGAGCGACATCAAGCTCATCGTCAACTCGCACGCGCACTTCGATCATGCCGGCGGCATCGCCATGCTGGCCCGGCTGAGCGGAGCCACGGTGGCGGCGAGTGCGGCGAGCGCACGATGGCTGCAGGCCGGGAGCAGCTTCGCCGACGATCCGCAGTATGGCATTCACCTGCTCATGCCGCCGGTGCCGCGCGTGCGCGTCCTGCGTGATGGCGAGGTGGTGCGCGTGGGTGCGCTCGCGCTCACCGCGCACTTCACCGGCGGGCATACCCCCGGTGGCACCACGTGGAGCTGGCGCTCGTGTGAGGGCGACGTCTGTCGCGACCTGGTGTATGCCGACAGCCAGACGCCCATCTCCGCCGACGGCTTCCGCTTCACGGCCAACCGCACGTTTCCGGGCGCCGTGGCCGCGTTTCGGCAGGGACATGCGCTGCTCGAGCGCCTCGCCTGCGACATTCTCATTACGCCGCATCCGTCGGCGTCCGACCTCTTCGGCCGCGCCGAGCGTGGCGCGCTGGTCGATGGCGCCGCCTGCCGTCGTCTCGCCGCCACGGCGCGCGAGGCGCTCGAGGCCCGCTTGGCGCGCGAACGAGCCAACTGA
- a CDS encoding GNAT family N-acetyltransferase: protein MTDPRGVVLETARLRLREFTYDDADFLVALLNDDDFRRNIGDRGVRSAADARRYLDEGPLTAYVAFGYGLWCVEERDGGRAIGICGLLRRDTLPHPDVGYALLPSARGRGYAQEAVTGVLAHARTTLGLPRVVAIVSPGNVESARVLDAVGYHPSTLVVAAPGADAVWLYVPRS, encoded by the coding sequence GTGACCGACCCTCGCGGAGTCGTGCTCGAAACAGCTCGACTGCGGCTCCGCGAGTTCACCTACGACGACGCGGACTTCCTCGTCGCGCTGCTCAACGACGACGACTTCCGGCGCAACATCGGCGACCGTGGAGTGCGCAGTGCCGCCGACGCGCGACGGTATCTCGACGAGGGGCCGCTCACCGCGTACGTGGCGTTCGGGTACGGACTGTGGTGTGTGGAGGAGCGTGACGGTGGCCGCGCGATCGGTATCTGCGGGCTGCTGCGCCGCGACACGTTGCCGCACCCCGACGTCGGCTATGCCCTGCTGCCGTCGGCCAGGGGGCGTGGGTACGCGCAGGAAGCCGTAACCGGCGTGCTCGCTCATGCCCGCACCACGCTCGGTCTTCCGCGCGTGGTGGCCATCGTCTCCCCGGGCAATGTCGAGTCGGCTCGCGTCCTCGACGCCGTGGGCTATCATCCGAGTACGCTGGTCGTGGCCGCCCCCGGCGCCGACGCCGTGTGGCTGTACGTTCCCCGCAGCTGA
- a CDS encoding porin has translation MPLSQAFRHIPLSGLSLLLLAVALLQPQRVAAQGAPPPAPTAAPVQKPVPWYESFRIRGYGQIRYNRLLESNPQFQCEQCDRSWGDLGGFFIRRARLIVQGQIHPQVFIYLQPDFASAVGTSGNVAQLRDWYVDLGVDKDNAFRFRVGQSKVPYSYENMQSSSNRLPLDRADATNSAHANERDLGLFFMWAPKTARARYAELATGTGKGSGDYGVFAVGAFNGQTANRADANNNQTLVARLSYPFKIGNQLVEPGIAGYRGQYTVTAEQRSAGVKGRRDWTYADERALVQLNIAPRPLGLLAEYNVGRGPEYNPARDSIETQALRGGFVTATYQLKRGTQIFFPFVRYQVYDGGKKHERDARSHTVNDVEFGVEWQPNPKFELVTEWYQGNRRFEDKLRPSWEQRGRLLRIQAQFNY, from the coding sequence ATGCCGCTGTCTCAGGCGTTTCGCCATATTCCGTTATCAGGGCTGTCGCTCCTGCTGTTGGCAGTCGCGCTGCTCCAGCCGCAGCGTGTCGCCGCGCAGGGGGCCCCGCCTCCGGCGCCCACCGCAGCCCCCGTCCAGAAGCCGGTGCCCTGGTACGAGTCCTTCCGCATTCGGGGCTACGGGCAGATCCGGTACAACCGCCTGCTCGAAAGCAACCCGCAGTTCCAGTGTGAGCAGTGTGACCGCAGCTGGGGAGACCTGGGCGGCTTCTTCATTCGTCGCGCGCGCCTGATCGTGCAGGGGCAGATTCACCCGCAGGTGTTCATTTACCTGCAGCCGGACTTCGCCAGCGCGGTGGGCACCAGCGGCAACGTGGCCCAGCTGCGGGACTGGTACGTGGACCTTGGCGTAGACAAGGACAACGCGTTCCGGTTTCGGGTGGGGCAGAGCAAGGTGCCCTACAGCTACGAGAACATGCAGAGCAGCTCCAACCGACTCCCGCTCGATCGTGCCGACGCGACCAACAGCGCGCACGCCAACGAGCGGGATCTGGGGCTCTTCTTCATGTGGGCCCCCAAGACTGCCCGTGCGCGCTACGCCGAGCTGGCCACTGGTACCGGCAAGGGGAGCGGGGACTACGGCGTGTTCGCCGTGGGCGCGTTCAACGGCCAGACGGCCAATCGCGCCGATGCGAACAACAACCAGACGTTGGTGGCTCGCCTGTCGTATCCGTTCAAGATCGGCAATCAGTTGGTGGAGCCGGGCATTGCCGGCTACCGGGGACAGTATACCGTGACCGCCGAGCAGCGGAGCGCCGGCGTGAAGGGGCGCCGCGACTGGACCTACGCCGACGAGCGCGCCCTCGTGCAACTCAACATTGCTCCACGTCCGTTGGGCCTGCTCGCGGAGTACAACGTGGGGCGGGGGCCGGAATACAATCCGGCGCGCGACAGCATCGAGACCCAGGCGCTGCGCGGCGGGTTCGTGACGGCCACGTATCAGCTGAAGCGTGGGACGCAGATCTTCTTCCCGTTCGTGCGCTATCAGGTGTACGACGGCGGCAAGAAGCACGAGCGCGATGCACGCAGCCACACGGTGAACGACGTGGAGTTCGGCGTGGAGTGGCAGCCCAATCCGAAGTTCGAGCTGGTGACCGAGTGGTATCAGGGCAACCGCCGCTTCGAAGACAAGCTGCGGCCCAGCTGGGAGCAGCGCGGGCGCCTGCTCCGAATCCAGGCGCAGTTCAACTACTGA
- a CDS encoding DUF6691 family protein, translating to MASTIIPTATRDGAPITKASPRAVQAAALAAGVLFGFGLALSTMIRPEIVLGFLRFTDLGLMLVMGGGVVVAMLAYQLAPRLLTRPLLGGAFALRAAVLDRPTVVGAAIFGIGWGLCGVCPGPAIAGLGAGSFELGWAIAGIAMGALVQGLTARR from the coding sequence ATGGCCTCCACGATCATTCCCACCGCGACGCGCGACGGCGCTCCGATCACCAAGGCGTCGCCGCGCGCGGTGCAGGCGGCCGCGCTCGCTGCTGGTGTGCTGTTCGGGTTCGGTCTCGCGCTCTCCACGATGATTCGCCCCGAGATCGTTCTCGGCTTCTTGCGCTTCACCGATCTCGGGCTCATGCTGGTGATGGGTGGCGGCGTGGTCGTGGCGATGCTGGCGTATCAGCTCGCGCCGCGACTGCTCACGCGCCCGTTGCTGGGTGGTGCGTTTGCCCTGCGCGCTGCCGTGCTCGATCGTCCGACGGTTGTCGGTGCGGCAATCTTCGGCATTGGCTGGGGACTGTGTGGCGTCTGTCCGGGCCCGGCCATCGCGGGGCTTGGTGCCGGGAGCTTCGAGTTGGGGTGGGCTATCGCGGGGATCGCGATGGGGGCGCTGGTACAGGGACTCACGGCCCGGCGGTAA
- a CDS encoding YeeE/YedE thiosulfate transporter family protein: MNSGWYGGGLFPFGWEHYLAGGLLIGSGVALLFVLAGLIGGMSSVYSSTWSYIVSRPFFRQPSLVSSRGWRLAYALGLVFGALLWFLWSGQSTRVAVSIPTWQLFVGGLLVGYGARLSQGCTSGHGICGLASLSRPSLVAVLTFMATAFLTANVVARLGGA, encoded by the coding sequence GTGAACAGCGGCTGGTACGGCGGTGGCCTGTTCCCCTTCGGCTGGGAGCACTATCTGGCGGGTGGCCTGCTCATTGGGAGCGGCGTGGCGCTGCTGTTCGTGCTCGCGGGCCTCATTGGCGGCATGAGTTCGGTGTACTCCTCCACCTGGTCGTACATCGTCTCGCGCCCGTTCTTCCGGCAGCCGTCGCTCGTTTCCAGCCGTGGCTGGCGGTTGGCCTACGCCCTCGGCCTCGTGTTTGGCGCACTGCTCTGGTTTCTGTGGTCGGGGCAGAGCACGCGCGTGGCGGTGAGCATTCCCACCTGGCAGCTGTTCGTGGGTGGGCTGCTCGTCGGCTACGGGGCGCGGCTGTCACAGGGGTGCACGTCGGGACATGGCATCTGCGGGCTCGCCTCGCTCTCGCGCCCCTCGCTGGTGGCGGTGCTCACCTTCATGGCCACGGCGTTCCTCACCGCCAACGTCGTGGCCCGGCTGGGCGGGGCGTGA
- a CDS encoding pyridoxamine 5'-phosphate oxidase family protein: MRAILTTALGALLLTGVAAEAQGQASPSPTLPRAALDSIARRIVTAARYATLATVDGAGRPQLRTIQPRHPDSTWSVWFATNPRTRKVQQVERRGAVALHYFDPATQSYVAVTGTARVVRDRATQDAHWDDAWTAFYPDREKGVVLIVVEAARVEVVSPKLGVESDAVTWRPQSFTVRASAVRPARRRP, from the coding sequence ATGCGTGCCATCCTTACCACCGCCCTCGGCGCTCTGCTGCTCACCGGCGTCGCCGCAGAGGCACAGGGGCAGGCGTCGCCATCGCCGACGCTTCCCCGCGCGGCGCTCGATTCCATTGCCCGCCGCATCGTCACGGCCGCGCGATACGCCACGCTGGCCACCGTGGACGGCGCCGGACGCCCGCAGCTGCGCACCATCCAGCCGAGACACCCTGACAGCACCTGGTCGGTGTGGTTCGCCACCAACCCGCGTACCCGCAAGGTGCAGCAGGTGGAGCGCCGCGGGGCCGTGGCGCTCCACTACTTCGATCCGGCCACGCAGAGCTACGTGGCCGTGACGGGCACGGCTCGTGTGGTGCGCGATCGCGCCACGCAGGATGCGCACTGGGATGACGCCTGGACCGCCTTCTACCCGGACCGCGAAAAAGGCGTGGTGCTCATCGTGGTGGAGGCCGCGCGTGTGGAGGTGGTGAGCCCCAAACTGGGAGTGGAGAGTGACGCGGTCACCTGGCGCCCGCAGTCGTTCACGGTGCGTGCGTCCGCCGTGCGCCCGGCGCGGAGGCGGCCGTGA
- a CDS encoding OFA family MFS transporter: MLVHLGIGSVYAWSTLNRPITAAMPSLPWWASPPYTTFTSALVLLGLSAATWGPWVERRGARIAARLAALCFASGLAVGAVGLHLQQPLLLFLGLGILCGMGCGIGYIAPVSTLVKWFPDRRGMATGFAIMGFGGGAFVAGYANAFLIERVGVANTLFILGGVYLLVMLAGAQLLRPAPMPDAAGPGAASVTGAFAAATHPPAVAASLTRREALRTPQFALLWGMLCINVTAGIGILAQASPMMQDLFGRTPAQAAAVVAMISVFNAGGRLFWSTISDRIGRRNTYLVFFGAQLGLFLIIPQLARTGSWWPFLVCLLTVFTMYGGGFATIPAFLADLFGTANVGAIHGALLTAWSVAAVLGPVIITELSERARAALAPGMSRVAIYDQPLQLLAVLLGVGLLLTLLVKPLRASRS, translated from the coding sequence GTGCTGGTGCACCTCGGCATCGGCTCCGTCTACGCCTGGAGCACGCTCAATCGCCCCATCACCGCGGCCATGCCCTCGCTGCCGTGGTGGGCGAGCCCGCCGTACACCACGTTCACCAGCGCGCTCGTGCTGCTGGGGCTGAGCGCCGCCACCTGGGGTCCGTGGGTCGAGCGCCGCGGCGCCCGAATTGCGGCGCGACTGGCGGCCCTCTGCTTCGCCTCCGGACTTGCCGTGGGCGCCGTCGGGCTGCATCTGCAGCAGCCGCTGCTGCTTTTCCTGGGGCTTGGCATCCTGTGCGGCATGGGCTGCGGCATTGGGTACATCGCCCCCGTGAGTACGCTGGTGAAGTGGTTCCCCGACCGGCGTGGTATGGCCACGGGGTTCGCCATCATGGGCTTTGGCGGCGGGGCCTTCGTGGCCGGGTACGCCAATGCCTTCCTCATCGAGCGCGTCGGCGTGGCCAACACGCTGTTCATACTCGGGGGCGTGTACCTGCTCGTCATGCTCGCGGGGGCCCAGCTGCTGCGCCCCGCTCCCATGCCCGATGCAGCCGGACCGGGCGCAGCCTCGGTGACTGGCGCGTTCGCGGCAGCTACGCACCCGCCCGCTGTCGCGGCGAGCCTGACCCGGCGCGAAGCGCTGCGCACCCCACAGTTCGCGCTGCTCTGGGGCATGCTCTGCATCAACGTGACGGCGGGCATCGGCATTCTCGCGCAGGCGAGCCCCATGATGCAGGACCTCTTCGGCCGCACGCCGGCGCAGGCTGCCGCCGTCGTGGCCATGATCAGCGTCTTCAATGCCGGCGGGCGCCTCTTCTGGAGCACCATCTCCGACCGCATCGGGCGCCGCAACACCTACCTCGTCTTCTTCGGCGCGCAGCTGGGGCTCTTTCTCATCATCCCGCAACTCGCACGTACCGGGTCGTGGTGGCCCTTCCTCGTCTGCCTGCTCACCGTGTTCACCATGTACGGCGGAGGCTTCGCCACCATTCCGGCGTTTCTTGCCGACCTGTTCGGCACCGCGAACGTGGGCGCCATTCACGGCGCCCTGCTCACCGCCTGGAGCGTGGCCGCCGTACTCGGCCCCGTCATCATTACCGAGCTGTCCGAGCGTGCCCGTGCCGCACTCGCCCCCGGCATGTCGCGCGTGGCCATCTACGATCAACCGCTGCAGCTGCTGGCCGTCCTCCTGGGCGTGGGGCTGCTTCTCACGCTGCTGGTCAAGCCGCTGCGAGCCTCGCGTAGCTGA